One Eleginops maclovinus isolate JMC-PN-2008 ecotype Puerto Natales chromosome 22, JC_Emac_rtc_rv5, whole genome shotgun sequence DNA segment encodes these proteins:
- the tm9sf2 gene encoding transmembrane 9 superfamily member 2 codes for MLRWLLGAALLARAAGFYLPGLAPVSFCESGNEQVPDCKPTIELFVNRLDSVESVLPYEYTAFDFCSEEKMKRPSENLGQVLFGERIEPSPYKFEFKKDAVCQSVCNRTYDTSKPSDKSKLEFLKKGMLLNYQHHWIVDNMPVTWCYDVEDEQKFCNPGFPIGCYVTEAGRAKDACVVNSNFNEKDSFYIFNHVDITIHFHIVEHEQLGARLVAAKVEPKSFQSSDCSGGPKFLKNKQTGLFDIKYTYSIKFKEDKTIRWASRWDYILESMPHTNIQWFSIMNSLVIVLFLSGMVAMIMLRTLHKDIARYNQMDSVEDAQEEFGWKLVHGDVFRPPRKGMLLSVFLGSGTQLSIMTFITLFFACLGFLSPANRGALMTCAVVLWVLLGTPAGYVAARLYKSFGGEKWKTNVLLTAFLCPGVVFADFFVMNLILWGEGSSAAMPFGTLVAILALWFCISVPLTFLGAYFGFKKTGIEHPVRTNQIPRQVPEQSFYTKPFPGIIMGGILPFGCIFIQLFFILNSIWSHQMYYMFGFLFLVFIILVITCSEATILLCYFHLCAEDYHWQWRSFLTSGFTAVYFLIYAIHYFFSKLQITGLASTILYFGYTMIMALIFFLFTGSIGFFACFWFVTKIYSVVKVD; via the exons CCCACCATCGAGCTGTTCGTGAACAGGCTGGATTCAGTGGAGTCGGTTCTGCCTTATGAATATACTGC GTTCGACTTCTGCtcagaggaaaaaatgaaacgTCCATCAGAGAATCTGGGCCAGGTTCTTTTTGGGGAGAGGATTGAACCCTCACCATACAAG TTTGAGTTTAAGAAGGATGCAGTGTGTCAGTCGGTGTGTAACAGAACCTACGACACCAGCAAACCATCAGACAAGAGCAAACTGGAATTCCTGAAGAAGGGCATGCTACTCAACTACCAGCATCACTG gattGTGGATAACATGCCTGTGACCTGGTGCTACGATGTGGAAGACGAGCAGAAGTTCTGCAATCCTGGTTTCCCGATTGGCTGTTACGTCACAGAGGCGGGACGAGCCAAAGACGCCTGCGTGGTCAAT TCTAACTTTAATGAAAAGGACTCGTTTTACATCTTTAACCACGTGGACATCACCATCCATTTCCACATCGTGGAGCATGAACAGCTGGGAGCTCGGCTGGTTGCTGCCAAGGTTGAACCCAAAAG CTTTCAGAGCTCTGATTGTTCTGGGGGGCCGAAgttcctgaaaaacaaacaaacaggactGTTTGACATCAAATACACCTACTCCATCAAGTTTAAG GAGGACAAGACCATTCGTTGGGCATCTAGATGGGACTACATCCTGGAGTCAATGCCTCACACCAACATCCAGTGGTTCAG CATCATGAACTCCTTGGTGATCGTGTTGTTCCTCTCTGGGATGGTAGCCATGATCATGCTGAGGACTCTGCATAAAGATATTGCCAGATACAATCAGATGGACTCTGTG GAGGATGCTCAGGAGGAGTTCGGATGGAAGTTGGTCCATGGAGATGTTTTCCGACCTCCGAGGAAGGGGATGCTGCTGTCCGTTTTCCTCGGCTCTGGAACCCAGCTCTCCATCATGACCTTCATAACCTTGT TCTTCGCCTGTCTCGGGTTCCTCTCCCCGGCGAACCGTGGCGCTCTGATGACCTGTGCTGTGGTTCTCTGGGTTCTCCTGGGAACTCCTGCTGGATATGTGGCTGCCCGCCTCTACAAAT CTTTCGGAGGAGAGAAGTGGAAGACCAATGTCCTGCTGACAGCCTTCCTCTGCCCTGG GGTGGTGTTTGCAGATTTCTTTGTGATGAACCTGATCCTGTGGGGGGAAGGGTCTTCAGCAGCCATGCCCTTTGGGACCCTGGTAGCCATATTGGCTCTTTGGTTCTGTATCTCAGTGCCACTCACATTTCTAGGCGCATACTTTGGCTTCAAGAAAACA GGTATTGAACACCCTGTGCGGACCAATCAGATTCCTCGCCAGGTCCCAGAGCAGTCCTTCTACACGAAGCCTTTCCCCGGTATCATCATGGGAGGGATCCTGCCTTTTGGATGTATATTTATTCAGCTCTTCTTCATTCTAAACTCCATATG GTCCCATCAGATGTACTACATGTTCGGATTCCTATTCCtcgtcttcatcatcctggtCATCACCTGCTCTGAGGCCACCATCCTGCTCTGCTACTTCCATCTCTGTGCCGAG GACTATCACTGGCAGTGGCGCTCCTTCCTGACCAGCGGCTTCACGGCTGTCTACTTCCTGATCTACGCCATCCATTACTTCTTCTCCAAGCTGCAGATCACCGGCCTGGCCAGCACCATCCTGTACTTCGGATACACCATGATCATGGCCCTCATCTTTTTCCTCTTCACTG GCTCCATCGGCTTCTTCGCCTGCTTCTGGTTTGTCACCAAGATCTACAGTGTGGTCAAAGTGGACTGA
- the pcca gene encoding LOW QUALITY PROTEIN: propionyl-CoA carboxylase alpha chain, mitochondrial (The sequence of the model RefSeq protein was modified relative to this genomic sequence to represent the inferred CDS: deleted 1 base in 1 codon) gives MAAHRLTPSLNRLLFAVKYSSFQSRCCADNAPAHYSTVSSPSEKTFDKILIANRGEIACRVIKTCRKMGIQTVAVHSDVDSSAVHVKMADEAVCVGPAPTNKSYLNMDAIMEAVRATGAQAVHPGYGFLSENKEFAKRLAAENVAFIGPDTHAIMAMGDKIESKLIAKAAQVNTIPGFDGVVKTAEEAVTISQEIGYPVMIKASAGGGGKGMRIAWNDDETREGFRFSSQEAASSFGDDRLLIEKFIDNPRHIEIQVLADKHGNALWLNERECSIQRRNQKVVEEAPSTFLDPETRRAMGEQAVQLARAVQYSSAGTVEFLVDSKKNFYFLEMNTRLQVEHPITECITGLDLVEQMIRVAKGYTLKYKQEDIPINGWAIESRVYAEDPYKSFGLPSIGRLSQYQEPLNLSNVRVDSGIQEGSDISIYYDPMISKLVTYGATRAEALAKMEDALDNYVIRGVTHNIPLLREIITHPRFISGDITTNFLPEVYPEGFKGLQLGADTRRELLASAAALHITAQLRSQRLLGNLRVSNAPVELSRWELVVELEEGSHSVVVTKSGNVYTVEADGGQVEVSGEWNLASPLLPLSINGTQRMLQCLSRDASGKIVLQYLGTSFKVRVLSKLAAELNSYMPEKVPEDTSSILRSPMPGTVVAVSVKPGDEVAEGQEICVIEAMKMQNSLTAARQAKVKSVHCKAGETVGEGDLLVELE, from the exons ATGGCGGCGCACAGGCTCACTCCATCactgaacagactgctgtttGCGGTAAAG TATTCTTCATTCCAGTCCAGATGCTGTGCA GACAATGCACCTGCTCACTATTCCACCGTCTCCAGTCCCAGTGAGAAG ACCTTTGATAAGATCCTCATCGCCAACAGAGGAGAGATTGCTTGCAGG GTGATCAAGACATGTCGCAAAATGGGCATCCAGACTGTAGCCGTTCACAGCGACGTGGACTCCAGTGCT GTTCATGTAAAGATGGCTGATGAAGCGGTGTGTGTCGGCCCCGCCCCCACCAACAAGAGCTACCTTAACATGGACGCCATCATGGAGGCCGTCAGAGCGACTGGAGCACAAGCT GTTCACCCTGGCTACGGGTTTCTCTCTGAGAACAAAGAGTTTGCAAAGCGACTG GCAGCAGAGAACGTGGCATTCATTGGTCCAGACACCCATGCTATCATGGCAATGGGGGATAAAATTGAGAGCAAGCTGATCGCTAAGGCTGCTCAGGTCAACACCATCCCAGGATTCGATGGAGTCGTCAAG ACTGCTGAGGAAGCTGTGACCATCTCACAGGAAATTG GCTACCCGGTGATGATCAAAGcatcagcaggaggaggagggaaagggaTGAGGATTGCTTGGAATGATGATGAGACAAG GGAAGGTTTCCGCTTCTCCTCTCAGGAGGCAGCGTCCAGCTTTGGAGACGACCGGCTGCTTATCGAGAAGTTCATCGACAACCCCAGACACATAGAGATACAG GTGCTGGCTGATAAACACGGTAACGCATTGTGGCTGAATGAGAGGGAGTGCTCCATCCAGAGGAGGAACCAGAAGGTGGTGGAAGAAGCTCCCAG TACCTTCCTGGACCCGGAGACCCGGCGCGCGATGGGGGAGCAGGCGGTGCAGCTGGCCAGAGCGGTGCAGTACTCCTCCGCCGGCACCGTGGAGTTCCTGGTGGATTCCAAAAAGAACTTCTACTTCCTGGAGATGAACACACGACTGCAG GTGGAGCATCCAATCACAGAGTGCATCACTGGCCTGGACCTGGTGGAGCAGATGATCAGGGTTGCCAAGGgttacacactgaagtacaaaCAGGAAGACATCCCAATCAATGGCTGGGCCATCGAGAGCCGCGTCTACGCCGAG GATCCCTACAAGTCTTTTGGTCTTCCCTCCATTGGACGGCTGTCTCAGTACCAAGAGCCCCTCAACCTCAGCAAT GTCCGGGTCGACAGCGGCATCCAGGAGGGAAGTGACATCAGCATCTACTATGATCCCATGATCTCTAAG ttggTCACATATGGAGCTACACGAGCTGAAGCCCTGGCAAAGATGGAGGACGCTCTGGATAACTACGTGATCAgag GTGTCACCCACAACATCCCCCTACTGCGGGAGATCATCACCCACCCCCGCTTCATCTCTGGTGACATCACTACCAACTTCCTGCCAGAGGTTTACCCTGAAGGCTTTAAGGGTCTGCAGCTTGGGGCCGACACTCGCAGAGAGCTGCTGGCGTCGGCCGCAGCGCTCCACATCACCGCTCAGCTGCGCTCTCAGAGGTTGCTGGGGAACCTCCG GGTGTCCAACGCCCCTGTGGAGCTGAGCCGCTGGGAGCTGGTtgtggagctggaggagggaAGCCATTCTGTAGTAGTCACCAAGTCAGGAAATGTGTATACT GTGGAGGCGGACGGAGGACAGGTGGAAGTCAGTGGAGAGTGGAACCTGGCCTCCCCCCTGCTGCCACTCAGCATCAACGGCACACAGCGGATGctccag TGTCTGTCCAGAGATGCTTCAGGAAAGATTGTGCTACAGTACCTGGGCACCTCG TTTAAGGTCCGTGTTCTGTCTAAGCTGGCTGCAGAGTTGAACTCCTACATGCCAGAGAAGGTTCCAGAGGACACCAGCAGTATCCTGCGCTCACCCATGCCAGGCACAGTGGTGGCTGTGTCCGTCAAGCCTGGAGACGAG gtggcAGAGGGTCAGGAGATCTGTGTGATTGAAGCCATGAAGATGCAGAACAGTCTGACTGCTGCCAGGCAAGCAAAG GTGAAGAGCGTGCACTGTAAGGCGGGGGAGACGGTGGGAGAGGGAGACCTGCTGGTAGAGCTAGAATAA